A region from the Leptolyngbya iicbica LK genome encodes:
- a CDS encoding Tab2/Atab2 family RNA-binding protein, translated as MGTVWELDFYSRPLLDENNKKRWEVLISEGLQTIDANPDSLFRFSKFVANTEVNSIELKKAIEEAIAQAPEPPSRIRFFRFAMQNMITRACEDLGIAAQPSRRTLALQQWMDYRRREVYPHEPGYTDKPSPSVGAPPPAPKSLPDALIGQQWALVSLPAKDFADMSEWPIDFGEAFSPQLVGVADDTMVPGLVIFSPRAQPMAGWLSGLEVSELRVEPGKTPRLILETGSADSWVIAPLNSPELQQEADNFETAKQQANQVHFLAVQADPNTEAFAGFWLMQSLQLG; from the coding sequence ATGGGTACCGTTTGGGAACTAGACTTTTACTCGCGTCCGCTGCTGGATGAGAACAATAAAAAGCGCTGGGAAGTGCTGATCAGCGAAGGACTCCAGACTATTGACGCCAACCCTGACAGCCTCTTTCGCTTTAGCAAGTTTGTTGCCAATACGGAAGTCAATTCCATTGAGTTAAAAAAGGCGATCGAAGAAGCGATCGCTCAAGCTCCTGAGCCCCCCAGCCGCATTCGCTTCTTTCGGTTTGCGATGCAAAACATGATTACCCGGGCCTGTGAAGACTTGGGGATTGCGGCTCAACCCAGTCGCCGCACCCTGGCCCTGCAACAGTGGATGGACTATCGCCGTCGCGAAGTCTATCCCCACGAGCCCGGCTACACCGATAAGCCCTCGCCTAGCGTCGGTGCCCCACCCCCCGCGCCGAAATCATTGCCCGACGCCCTGATTGGCCAGCAATGGGCACTCGTTTCGTTGCCGGCCAAAGACTTTGCTGATATGTCAGAGTGGCCGATTGATTTTGGTGAAGCCTTTTCACCGCAACTGGTTGGCGTTGCCGATGACACGATGGTGCCAGGGTTGGTGATTTTTTCCCCTCGGGCGCAACCGATGGCGGGTTGGTTGTCTGGCTTGGAAGTCAGTGAGTTGCGCGTCGAACCGGGCAAGACGCCGCGACTGATTTTGGAAACCGGGAGCGCCGACAGTTGGGTCATTGCTCCCCTGAACTCACCGGAGTTGCAGCAGGAAGCCGACAACTTTGAGACGGCAAAACAGCAGGCAAATCAAGTGCACTTCCTAGCGGTGCAAGCTGATCCCAACACCGAAGCCTTTGCCGGATTCTGGCTCATGCAGAGTCTTCAGTTGGGCTGA
- a CDS encoding permease: MPDQSFWTLYSEAVLTSLSYFWKALWAFILGYGISSMIQVFVTRDRMQQAMGEAGRGSVALGAFFGFISSSCSFAALSTTKSLFKKGAGFVPAMSFLLASTNLVIELGIIIAVFLGWQFVVGEYVGGILLILFAWLGYRFTRPKQMIRKARHRLNDREGRDDGSAQQTDWQHKIQTLDGWRQVARQYFMEWGMVWKDVTVGFTIAGIIAAFVPPVFFETLFIGAGQDSSTLSFFAVLQNVIIGPIAAFFTFIGSMGNIPLAAILYNNGVSFGGVMAFIFSDLVVLPVIRINAKYYGWKMALYILGLLFGSLIATSLVLHYGFSLLGILPESTGGTASNENRFAIDYTFFLNLLFLAVTGGLAWLKFTGDAKGHHHHHHGDKGSVEQILFWLAMVSYVWLVGGLATSYFLV, encoded by the coding sequence ATGCCCGATCAATCCTTCTGGACCCTCTACAGCGAAGCCGTCCTCACCTCCCTCAGCTACTTTTGGAAAGCGCTGTGGGCCTTCATCTTGGGCTATGGCATCAGCAGCATGATTCAGGTATTTGTGACCCGCGATCGCATGCAACAAGCCATGGGTGAAGCGGGACGTGGCAGTGTGGCGTTGGGGGCGTTCTTCGGCTTTATTTCCAGCTCTTGCAGCTTTGCCGCCCTCTCCACCACCAAATCGCTGTTTAAGAAAGGGGCCGGATTTGTCCCAGCGATGTCCTTTTTACTCGCTTCCACCAATCTGGTGATCGAACTGGGCATTATCATCGCCGTCTTTTTGGGCTGGCAGTTTGTGGTTGGGGAATATGTCGGTGGCATTTTGCTGATCCTGTTCGCCTGGCTCGGCTATCGGTTCACCCGTCCCAAACAGATGATTCGCAAGGCTCGCCATCGCCTCAACGATCGCGAAGGCAGGGATGACGGCAGCGCCCAACAGACCGACTGGCAACACAAAATCCAGACGCTTGACGGGTGGCGACAGGTCGCCCGTCAATACTTCATGGAATGGGGCATGGTCTGGAAAGATGTGACGGTCGGATTCACCATTGCCGGAATCATCGCCGCCTTTGTCCCCCCCGTCTTTTTTGAAACGCTGTTTATTGGGGCGGGGCAAGATAGCAGCACCCTCAGTTTTTTCGCCGTTTTACAGAACGTGATCATTGGCCCGATCGCCGCATTCTTCACTTTTATTGGCTCCATGGGCAACATCCCATTGGCGGCCATTCTCTATAACAACGGGGTTAGCTTCGGTGGCGTCATGGCCTTCATTTTTAGTGACCTCGTTGTGTTGCCCGTGATTCGCATCAATGCCAAATATTACGGCTGGAAGATGGCACTGTACATTTTGGGCTTGCTATTTGGCTCTTTGATTGCCACCTCATTAGTGCTGCATTATGGCTTCTCACTATTGGGCATCTTGCCGGAGAGCACTGGCGGCACCGCTAGCAATGAAAATCGATTTGCGATCGACTATACGTTCTTTCTAAATCTTCTATTTTTGGCGGTTACTGGTGGTTTGGCGTGGTTGAAATTTACCGGCGACGCGAAAGGGCATCACCACCATCACCACGGCGACAAAGGCAGCGTTGAACAAATCTTGTTCTGGCTCGCGATGGTCTCTTATGTTTGGTTGGTCGGGGGGCTGGCGACCAGCTATTTTCTGGTGTAG
- the pflA gene encoding pyruvate formate-lyase-activating protein has translation MTTGRIHSIETCGTVDGPGLRFVIFTQGCPLRCLYCHNSDCHPPDGGREVSVDELMQEIQRYRSYLRQGGVTVTGGEPLMQPEFVADIFQQCQAIGLHTALDTSGYVPIAAAQSVLDCTDLVLLDIKSYDPDLYHYVTQVKLEPTLRFAQYLATIHKPTWVRFVLVPGLTDPTDNVEGLAQFVATLGNVERVEVLPFHQLGAHKWAQMGHDYALKDTLPPSSELVDATVARFTARGLTAIGT, from the coding sequence ATGACCACTGGACGTATCCATTCCATCGAAACCTGCGGCACGGTAGACGGGCCGGGGCTGCGGTTTGTCATTTTCACCCAGGGCTGTCCGCTGCGGTGTCTTTACTGCCACAACTCCGATTGCCATCCGCCCGATGGGGGGCGCGAAGTTTCGGTGGATGAGCTGATGCAGGAAATCCAGCGCTATCGCAGCTATCTGCGTCAGGGGGGCGTCACGGTGACCGGGGGCGAACCGCTGATGCAGCCGGAATTTGTGGCCGACATTTTTCAGCAATGCCAGGCGATCGGCTTACACACAGCGCTGGATACATCGGGATATGTGCCGATCGCGGCGGCTCAATCCGTCCTTGACTGTACCGATCTCGTGTTGCTCGACATCAAATCCTATGATCCCGATCTTTATCATTACGTTACCCAGGTCAAGCTGGAACCGACGTTACGCTTTGCTCAGTACCTGGCGACGATTCACAAGCCAACGTGGGTGCGGTTTGTGTTGGTGCCGGGGCTGACCGACCCCACCGACAACGTGGAAGGGCTAGCGCAGTTTGTGGCGACCCTGGGCAATGTCGAGCGGGTCGAAGTGCTGCCCTTTCATCAGCTGGGCGCTCATAAATGGGCGCAAATGGGCCACGATTACGCCCTCAAAGATACCCTGCCCCCCAGTTCCGAGTTGGTTGACGCAACAGTAGCGCGATTCACCGCGCGAGGATTGACCGCCATTGGTACTTAA
- the pflB gene encoding formate C-acetyltransferase, translated as MFDQWIGFESGAWMKTIDVRDFIQANYTPYDGDATFLTGATQRTQDLWHQVLALMNEERDRGILAVDTAQPTSITAHAPGYIDQTLEQIVGLQTDQPLKRAIMPLGGIRIVKKSLEAYGYQLDPETEKIFTQYRKTHNDGVFDAYTQEMRLARHSGIVTGLPDSYGRGRIIGDYRRVALYGLDRLVDDKKAQQKSLEVAAITEDVIRLREEISEQIRALLELQQMAAAYGFDISRPAANAKEAIQWLYFGYLGAVKEQNGAAMSLGRVSTFLDVYCDRDLQNGVFTEAEIQEFIDHFIMKLRMVRFLRPPQYNELFSGDPTWVTESIGGMGADGRALVTKNSFRFLQTLYNLGPAPEPNLTVLWSERLPMGFKQFCAQVSIDTSSIQYENDDLMCGYYGDDYGIACCVSGMRIGKQMQFFGARVNLAKALLYAINGGKDEKSGEQIGPAYVPVTTDVLNYDDVMAKYDLMLDWLAQVYVNTLNVIHYMHDKYCYERLEMALHDRDVYRTMACGVAGLSVVADALAAIKFGQVRVIRNEAGLAVDYDGQTDYPAFGNNNDDVDAIAAALVETFMNKMRQHSTYRQAVLTQSILTITSNVVYGKKTGSTPDGRKGGEPFAPGANPMSGRDTKGAIAAMESVAKLPYEHAQDGISYTFSIVPRALGKTPSDRIQNLVSLLDGYVHNTGHHININVLNRETLLDAMEHPEEYPQLTIRVSGYAVNFIKLSREQQQDVISRTFHEHI; from the coding sequence ATGTTTGACCAATGGATCGGGTTTGAATCTGGGGCTTGGATGAAAACGATTGATGTGCGTGACTTCATCCAGGCCAACTATACCCCTTATGACGGGGATGCGACCTTTCTCACGGGGGCGACGCAGCGCACTCAGGACTTGTGGCATCAGGTGCTGGCGCTGATGAATGAGGAGCGCGATCGCGGCATTTTGGCGGTGGATACGGCTCAACCCACCAGCATTACGGCCCATGCGCCCGGTTATATCGACCAGACCCTAGAGCAAATTGTCGGGTTGCAAACCGACCAACCGCTGAAGCGGGCCATTATGCCCTTGGGCGGTATTCGCATTGTGAAAAAGTCGCTGGAAGCCTATGGTTATCAGCTCGACCCGGAAACGGAGAAGATTTTTACCCAGTATCGCAAGACCCATAACGACGGCGTGTTTGACGCTTACACCCAGGAAATGCGACTGGCGCGGCACTCGGGGATTGTGACGGGATTGCCCGATTCTTACGGGCGGGGGCGCATCATTGGTGATTATCGGCGGGTGGCGTTGTATGGCCTCGATCGCCTGGTAGACGACAAAAAAGCCCAGCAAAAATCCCTGGAAGTGGCCGCCATCACGGAAGACGTGATTCGCCTGCGGGAGGAAATCTCGGAGCAGATTCGGGCCTTGCTGGAACTACAGCAAATGGCGGCGGCGTATGGGTTTGACATCAGTCGACCGGCCGCGAATGCGAAGGAAGCGATTCAATGGCTGTACTTTGGCTATCTGGGGGCGGTCAAAGAACAGAACGGGGCAGCGATGTCGCTGGGGCGCGTCTCGACCTTTTTGGATGTGTACTGCGATCGCGACCTGCAGAACGGCGTCTTCACCGAGGCCGAAATTCAGGAGTTCATCGACCACTTCATCATGAAGCTGCGGATGGTGCGCTTTTTGCGCCCGCCCCAGTACAACGAGCTGTTCTCGGGCGATCCCACCTGGGTAACGGAATCTATCGGCGGCATGGGGGCCGATGGTCGCGCCCTGGTCACGAAGAACAGTTTCCGCTTCTTGCAGACCCTGTATAACCTGGGGCCAGCGCCAGAACCCAACCTGACGGTGCTGTGGTCGGAACGGTTACCCATGGGCTTTAAGCAGTTTTGCGCCCAGGTTTCCATCGACACCAGCTCCATTCAGTACGAAAATGACGACCTGATGTGCGGCTACTACGGCGACGACTACGGTATCGCCTGCTGCGTCTCCGGAATGCGCATTGGCAAACAGATGCAGTTTTTTGGCGCGCGGGTAAACCTGGCGAAGGCACTGCTTTACGCCATCAACGGCGGCAAAGATGAAAAGTCGGGCGAACAAATTGGCCCGGCCTACGTACCTGTGACCACAGACGTGCTGAACTATGACGACGTGATGGCGAAATATGACCTGATGCTGGACTGGCTGGCCCAGGTGTATGTCAACACGCTGAACGTCATCCACTATATGCATGACAAGTATTGCTACGAGCGGCTGGAGATGGCCCTGCACGATCGCGATGTGTATCGCACGATGGCTTGCGGCGTGGCGGGACTGTCCGTGGTGGCGGACGCGCTAGCGGCGATCAAGTTCGGCCAGGTGCGGGTGATTCGCAACGAGGCGGGGCTGGCGGTCGACTACGACGGGCAAACGGACTATCCCGCCTTTGGCAACAACAATGACGACGTGGATGCGATCGCGGCGGCACTGGTGGAAACCTTTATGAACAAAATGCGGCAGCATTCCACCTACCGTCAGGCGGTGCTTACCCAGTCCATTCTCACCATCACCTCTAACGTGGTGTACGGCAAAAAGACGGGCAGCACCCCCGATGGTCGTAAGGGCGGCGAGCCATTCGCGCCAGGGGCGAATCCCATGAGCGGGCGCGATACCAAAGGGGCGATCGCGGCGATGGAGTCTGTCGCGAAACTACCCTACGAGCACGCCCAGGACGGCATTTCCTACACGTTCTCCATCGTGCCTCGCGCCCTGGGCAAAACCCCGAGCGATCGCATCCAAAACCTGGTGAGCCTGCTGGATGGCTACGTCCACAACACCGGCCACCACATCAACATCAACGTGCTGAACCGCGAAACCCTGCTGGATGCCATGGAGCACCCGGAGGAATATCCCCAACTGACGATTCGCGTTTCTGGCTACGCGGTGAACTTCATCAAGCTCAGCCGCGAGCAGCAGCAAGACGTGATTAGCCGCACCTTCCACGAGCACATTTAA
- a CDS encoding type II toxin-antitoxin system RelE/ParE family toxin, translating into MLNLSEQSIDAGEQFLAEFDQKCRKLVQFPNIGRSYDDLLLGMRGILLKSYIIFYRPINGGIEIVRVISGYRDLPTIFEEL; encoded by the coding sequence TTGCTTAACCTTTCAGAACAAAGCATTGATGCCGGAGAACAGTTTTTAGCTGAATTTGACCAAAAGTGTCGGAAATTGGTGCAATTTCCTAATATCGGTCGTAGCTACGATGACTTGCTGCTCGGTATGCGCGGAATTCTGCTCAAGAGTTACATCATCTTCTATCGCCCCATCAATGGCGGCATTGAAATCGTGAGAGTCATCAGTGGCTATCGTGATCTGCCTACAATTTTTGAGGAGCTGTAA
- a CDS encoding ArsR/SmtB family transcription factor — MVTTPQVMNQQSSVVGDCEDDCMLSKLSPAALQLVAEFFKVLSESSRLQIVCRLRNGPKNVSEIIELTGLGQANVSKHLKILAQAGVVTREQQGVCVFYQIANPFVFDLCELVCNSLAQQIQQQTAHQAALDEFRQTIS, encoded by the coding sequence ATGGTTACAACTCCGCAGGTCATGAATCAGCAATCCTCTGTTGTTGGTGATTGTGAAGACGACTGCATGCTGTCGAAACTCTCACCCGCTGCCTTACAGCTGGTTGCAGAGTTTTTCAAAGTGCTGTCCGAATCTAGCCGCTTGCAAATTGTGTGTCGGTTACGCAACGGCCCGAAAAATGTCTCCGAAATCATCGAACTGACAGGGTTAGGTCAAGCTAACGTTTCTAAACACCTGAAAATTCTGGCTCAAGCAGGTGTAGTCACCCGCGAGCAGCAGGGCGTTTGCGTTTTCTATCAAATCGCTAATCCGTTTGTTTTCGATCTGTGCGAACTCGTGTGTAACTCGCTGGCTCAGCAAATTCAGCAGCAGACAGCCCACCAAGCGGCTCTAGACGAGTTTCGTCAAACGATCAGCTAG
- a CDS encoding Uma2 family endonuclease, whose protein sequence is MVLQFDPRQCLPSSAELPDSDDTPVDNELQNLIPNLLEAILAMIWSERGDWFFGVDMGIYFNPSIPAVVPDGFLSLGVERFVGEGGRLSYVLWEEDNIPPILALEVVSKTYGGEYERKKKLYEDLGIEYYVVYLPDGSPRRKRQPLEIYQLIEGEYQQLAGNPVWLPKIGLGLGRERGTYLGREREWLYWYDETGQRLTTPEERIAQEAARANQATERAEQEKSRAERLAEKLRELGIDPESV, encoded by the coding sequence ATGGTTTTACAGTTCGACCCCCGGCAATGCTTACCCTCCTCTGCTGAGTTACCCGACTCGGACGATACCCCAGTGGATAATGAGTTACAGAATTTGATTCCCAACTTGCTCGAAGCCATCTTGGCCATGATTTGGTCGGAGCGGGGAGATTGGTTCTTCGGAGTAGATATGGGCATCTACTTCAACCCCAGCATCCCGGCAGTCGTCCCCGATGGATTTTTGAGCCTGGGCGTGGAGCGCTTTGTGGGTGAAGGGGGACGGCTGAGCTACGTGCTGTGGGAAGAAGACAACATCCCCCCGATCTTGGCCCTGGAAGTCGTTTCTAAAACCTATGGTGGCGAGTACGAACGCAAGAAAAAGCTGTATGAGGATCTGGGGATTGAGTATTACGTGGTGTATTTGCCCGATGGCTCCCCGCGTCGCAAGCGTCAACCATTAGAGATTTATCAACTCATTGAGGGTGAGTATCAGCAGCTAGCGGGAAATCCAGTGTGGTTGCCGAAAATTGGGCTGGGTTTGGGGCGAGAGCGAGGCACGTATTTAGGCCGAGAGCGAGAGTGGCTCTACTGGTACGACGAGACCGGGCAACGGTTGACCACCCCCGAAGAGCGCATCGCCCAAGAAGCTGCACGGGCAAACCAAGCAACGGAACGGGCAGAACAAGAAAAATCACGGGCAGAACGTTTGGCAGAGAAGTTGAGAGAGTTGGGGATTGATCCGGAATCGGTTTAG
- a CDS encoding type II toxin-antitoxin system RelE family toxin → MEVQFSKRAVKFLKKLDAQTTERVRQKILQLHSILEADGIIPFTELDIKKLKGRWEGYFRLRVGQIRVIFMLVNNEIEILLIYDIDFRGNIYEK, encoded by the coding sequence ATGGAGGTTCAATTCAGTAAGCGAGCCGTCAAATTTCTGAAGAAGCTCGATGCCCAAACCACTGAAAGAGTCCGGCAAAAAATCCTTCAACTCCACAGCATTCTTGAAGCAGATGGCATCATTCCCTTCACAGAGCTAGATATCAAAAAGCTCAAAGGGCGATGGGAGGGCTACTTTCGACTGCGAGTTGGGCAAATCCGAGTCATTTTTATGTTAGTCAATAACGAAATCGAGATTTTGCTCATCTACGACATCGACTTCAGAGGCAACATTTACGAGAAGTAA
- a CDS encoding DUF2283 domain-containing protein codes for MKFHYYPETDSLYISLTDIPSVDSQEVATGIVLDFDDQGNLVGLDIEHASKVVDISRLETNALPITSLVMANQAS; via the coding sequence ATGAAATTCCATTACTATCCCGAAACCGATTCCCTTTATATCAGCCTGACAGATATCCCGAGCGTTGATTCTCAAGAAGTTGCTACGGGCATTGTTTTAGATTTTGATGACCAAGGAAATCTGGTCGGGTTGGATATTGAACATGCCAGCAAAGTCGTTGACATTTCTCGACTCGAAACGAATGCTTTACCCATTACTTCACTGGTGATGGCAAATCAGGCTTCCTAG
- a CDS encoding carbohydrate ABC transporter permease, translated as MTATPNPSLMQRLRQATWVRLTVTYGVLSAIALAMLLPLLWLVSTAFKSPDENIFAFPPQFIPASPTLNNFITVWQQNPFGQYFVNSIIVAVLTVGLNLLFCSLAAYPLARLKFRGRQFLFALIVATILIPFQIVMIPLYVLAVQLGLRNTYLGLIFPFIASAFGIFLMRQAFLGVPKELEEAARIDGCSELGIWWNVMISSTRPALVTLAIFVFIGAWSDFLWPLILLDRPEYYTLPLGVAKLAGSFSLDWRLIAAGSVISILPVLIFFVVMQRYIVPTESGSGLKG; from the coding sequence ATGACAGCAACTCCTAATCCGTCACTCATGCAGCGACTCAGACAGGCCACTTGGGTGCGGTTGACGGTGACTTATGGGGTCTTGAGCGCGATCGCCCTGGCCATGTTGTTGCCATTGCTCTGGCTAGTGAGTACCGCTTTCAAATCTCCTGACGAAAACATTTTCGCCTTTCCGCCCCAATTTATTCCCGCCTCGCCCACCCTTAACAACTTCATCACCGTTTGGCAGCAAAACCCCTTTGGGCAATACTTCGTCAACAGCATCATCGTGGCAGTTTTGACCGTCGGGCTAAATTTGCTGTTCTGTTCCCTCGCGGCTTATCCCCTAGCTCGATTGAAGTTCAGGGGACGACAGTTTTTGTTTGCGCTAATTGTGGCGACGATTTTGATTCCCTTTCAAATTGTCATGATCCCGCTATATGTGCTGGCCGTTCAGCTCGGTTTACGCAACACCTACCTGGGCTTAATTTTTCCGTTCATTGCTTCAGCCTTCGGGATTTTTCTGATGCGTCAAGCCTTTCTCGGCGTCCCCAAAGAGTTGGAAGAAGCCGCGCGGATCGATGGCTGCTCAGAGTTGGGCATCTGGTGGAATGTGATGATTTCCTCTACGCGACCGGCTCTCGTCACATTGGCGATTTTTGTTTTCATTGGTGCCTGGAGCGATTTCCTGTGGCCCTTGATTTTGCTCGATCGCCCTGAATACTACACCTTGCCGCTTGGCGTCGCCAAGTTGGCGGGCAGCTTTTCGCTAGACTGGCGTTTAATTGCCGCCGGTTCCGTCATTTCCATCTTGCCTGTGCTGATTTTCTTTGTGGTGATGCAGCGCTACATCGTCCCCACCGAGTCGGGTAGCGGTCTGAAAGGGTAG
- the adhE gene encoding bifunctional acetaldehyde-CoA/alcohol dehydrogenase — protein MTVNSLETLETLVDRVKAAQAEYATFTQAQVDRIFHQAALAANTKRIPLAKQAVQETGMGIVEDKVIKNHFASEMVYNKYKDEKTCGLIENEPGYGLQKIAEPVGILAGIVPTTNPTSTAVFKALLALKTRNGIIFSPHPRAKGCTKEAAKIVRDAAVAAGAPADIIGWIDEPTVELSQALMSHPDIKLILATGGPGMVKAAYSSGNPSLGVGAGNTPAVIDSTAHIKMAVNSVLISKSFDNGMICASEQSVVVVDEVYDEVRAEFIERGAYLLNDDEKDKVRQIILKNGRLNAAIVGQSTAQLAELAGITVPEGTRVLIGEVSDINTEEPFAYEKLSPILAMYRAPDFGHAVEMAAALIRFGGMGHTSVLYTNPAQHDHIQHFEEQMTTARVLINTPSSQGAIGDLYNFKLDPSLTLGCGSWGGNSVSGNVGPQHLLNIKTVTERRENMLWFRIPPKVYFKFGCLATALKDIQGRQRAFIVTDKPLFDLGMCDRVTQVLEDMGLRYEVFHDVEPDPSLDTVMRGVDAMNKFEPDVIIPVGGGSPMDAAKIMWLMYEHPETDFESLAMRFMDIRKRVYELPPLGDRAILVAIPTTSGTGSEVTPFAVVTDNRTGMKYPLADYALTPHIAIIDPELVLHMPKALTAYGGLDALTHAIEAYVSVLASEFTNGQALEAIRLIFKYLPSAYENGAKDPKAREKVHYAATMAGMAFANAFLGVCHSLAHKLGSTFHVPHGLANALLISHVIRYNATDAPFKQAIFPQYKYPNAKYRYARIADHLGLGGDTEEEKVELLIAAIEDLKHRLNIPDSIHDVIPEVDKRFYAEVEEMAENAFDDQCTGANPRYPMIKELKELYLLAHRGCRIDAAMYNQDDSEAIQEAVNA, from the coding sequence ATGACTGTTAATTCTCTCGAAACCCTCGAAACCTTAGTGGACCGTGTGAAAGCGGCCCAGGCTGAATACGCGACGTTTACTCAAGCACAGGTCGATCGCATCTTCCACCAGGCGGCCCTCGCGGCGAACACCAAGCGTATTCCCCTCGCCAAGCAGGCTGTTCAAGAGACGGGCATGGGGATCGTCGAAGACAAGGTGATCAAGAATCACTTTGCGTCGGAGATGGTCTACAACAAGTACAAAGATGAGAAAACCTGCGGCTTGATTGAGAATGAGCCCGGCTACGGCTTGCAGAAAATTGCCGAACCGGTAGGCATTCTGGCGGGGATTGTGCCGACCACGAACCCCACTTCCACCGCAGTGTTCAAAGCGTTGCTGGCGCTGAAGACCCGCAACGGCATCATCTTTTCGCCTCATCCTCGCGCCAAGGGCTGCACGAAGGAAGCGGCCAAGATCGTGCGGGATGCGGCAGTAGCGGCGGGCGCTCCGGCAGACATCATCGGCTGGATTGACGAACCCACGGTGGAGCTGTCCCAGGCGTTGATGAGCCATCCGGACATTAAGCTGATCCTGGCGACGGGTGGCCCCGGCATGGTGAAGGCGGCGTACTCGTCGGGGAATCCCTCTCTGGGCGTGGGCGCGGGCAATACCCCGGCAGTCATCGACAGCACCGCTCACATCAAAATGGCGGTGAACTCCGTCTTGATCTCCAAGAGTTTTGACAACGGCATGATCTGCGCCAGTGAACAGTCCGTGGTGGTGGTGGACGAAGTCTACGACGAGGTGCGGGCGGAGTTCATCGAGCGGGGCGCATACCTGCTCAACGATGACGAGAAGGACAAGGTGCGCCAGATCATTCTCAAGAATGGGCGGCTGAATGCGGCGATCGTCGGCCAGTCTACCGCCCAACTCGCGGAACTCGCTGGGATCACCGTTCCCGAAGGCACCCGCGTACTCATCGGCGAAGTGTCGGACATCAACACCGAAGAACCGTTCGCCTATGAAAAGCTGTCGCCGATTCTCGCCATGTATCGCGCTCCCGACTTTGGCCATGCAGTGGAGATGGCAGCAGCCCTGATCCGCTTCGGCGGCATGGGTCACACGTCCGTGCTGTACACGAATCCGGCACAGCACGACCACATTCAGCACTTTGAGGAGCAGATGACCACGGCGCGGGTGTTGATCAACACGCCGTCTTCCCAGGGGGCGATCGGGGATCTGTACAACTTCAAGCTGGACCCCTCGCTGACGCTGGGCTGTGGTTCCTGGGGCGGCAACTCGGTGTCCGGCAACGTCGGGCCGCAACACCTGCTCAACATCAAGACGGTGACGGAGCGGCGGGAGAACATGCTGTGGTTCCGCATTCCGCCGAAGGTGTACTTCAAGTTTGGCTGTCTGGCGACAGCGCTGAAGGATATTCAGGGACGGCAGCGGGCGTTCATCGTGACTGACAAGCCGCTGTTTGACCTGGGCATGTGCGATCGCGTTACCCAGGTCCTCGAAGACATGGGCCTCCGCTATGAGGTGTTCCACGATGTCGAGCCGGATCCCTCGTTGGATACGGTGATGCGCGGCGTGGACGCGATGAACAAGTTTGAGCCGGATGTGATCATTCCCGTGGGCGGCGGTTCGCCGATGGATGCGGCCAAGATCATGTGGCTGATGTATGAGCATCCGGAGACGGACTTCGAGAGTCTGGCGATGCGGTTTATGGACATCCGCAAGCGGGTGTATGAGCTGCCGCCCCTGGGCGATCGGGCTATCCTGGTAGCGATCCCCACGACATCGGGCACAGGCTCGGAGGTGACGCCGTTCGCCGTGGTGACTGACAACCGCACCGGGATGAAGTATCCCCTGGCGGACTATGCCCTGACGCCTCATATTGCGATCATCGATCCGGAACTGGTGCTGCACATGCCCAAGGCGCTGACGGCGTACGGTGGCTTGGATGCCCTGACCCACGCGATCGAGGCGTATGTCTCGGTGCTGGCGTCGGAGTTCACCAACGGCCAAGCCCTGGAGGCGATTCGCCTGATCTTTAAGTACCTGCCGAGCGCGTATGAGAATGGCGCGAAAGATCCCAAGGCGCGGGAGAAGGTGCACTATGCGGCGACGATGGCGGGCATGGCCTTTGCCAACGCTTTCCTGGGGGTCTGTCACTCCCTGGCCCACAAGCTGGGTTCGACGTTCCATGTGCCCCACGGTCTGGCGAATGCGCTGCTGATCTCCCACGTCATCCGCTACAACGCGACGGATGCGCCCTTTAAGCAGGCGATCTTCCCGCAGTACAAGTACCCCAATGCCAAGTACCGCTATGCCCGCATCGCGGATCACCTGGGGCTGGGTGGCGACACTGAGGAGGAGAAGGTGGAGTTGCTGATTGCGGCGATCGAGGATCTGAAGCATCGCCTCAATATCCCCGACAGCATCCACGATGTGATCCCGGAGGTGGACAAGCGCTTCTACGCGGAGGTGGAAGAAATGGCGGAAAACGCCTTCGACGACCAATGCACGGGCGCAAACCCCCGCTATCCGATGATCAAGGAGCTGAAGGAACTCTACCTGCTGGCCCACCGGGGTTGTCGCATTGATGCGGCGATGTACAACCAGGATGACTCAGAGGCCATTCAAGAAGCGGTCAACGCTTAA